In Francisella orientalis FNO12, the sequence GAAATCGGAGCTAATTGTAATATTGGAGCAGGTGTAATAACTTGTAATTATGATGGGGTTAATAAGCATAAAACAACAGTAGGAGATTATGCGTTTATCGGATCTGACTCACAGTTAATTGCTCCAGTTAATATTGGTCCTGGTGTAACTATTGGTGCTGGATCAACTATTGCAAAAGATGTTCCAGCTGATAATCTTGCTATTTCAAGAGCAAGGCAGCGTCATATTGATACTTGGCAGAGACCTGTCAAAAAAGACGATAAGTAAAAAATAGGGTATATATTATGTGTGGGATAGTAGGTGCCAATTCTACAAGAAATGTTACAAATATTTTGATTGAAGGTTTGAAAAAACTTGAGTATCGTGGCTATGATTCTGCTGGTTTGGCAGTCATTGATGATCATAATCAGATAGATATATGTAAAGAAGTAGGTAAGGTTATTGAGTTAGAAAAAGCAGTTCACAGCTTATCAAATTTTAAGGGTAATATCGGTATTGCTCATACTAGATGGGCGACTCATGGTAAACCTTCCAAAGAAAATTCTCATCCACATGCTTCGGAGAAATTTTGCATAGTACATAATGGTGTAATTGAGAATTTTGCTGAATTAAAAAAATCATTAATTAGTGAGGGTTATCTCTTTAAATCAGATACGGATACTGAAGTTGTAGCGCATCTATTAGATAGAGAATGGAATGATTCTAAATCTATTATTGATAATATCAAGATTATAACTAAGCTTTTAAAAGGAGCATATGCCTTAGCAATAATTTCACAAAAATTTACTGATAAGATTGTAGTTGTGCGTTCAGGCTCTCCTCTAGTTATAGGAGTGGGTATTGATGAGAATTTTATTTCATCTGATACGTTATCACTATTACCAGTTACTAATAGATTCTCTTATCTTGATGAGGGCGATATAGCTATTATATCTAAACTAGATGTTAAAGTCTTTGATAGTAAAGGAATATCTAAGAATTTAGAAGTTAAAGAATATAACTACTCATCTTCAAGTGCGACTAAAGATGGTTATAAGCATTATATGCTTAAAGAAATATATGAGCAACCAGAAGCTATATCAAATACTATAATGGCATCATTAAATGATGGTGAGATTAGTTTGGATAATTTTGATAGAGAGGCTCAAAAGCTATTTGAGAAAACTAAACATATAAGTATAGTTGCATGTGGTACTAGCTATAATGCTGGAATGGCGGCAAAATACTGGATAGAAAAGTATGCAAAAATCCCATGTAGTGTTGAGATAGCTAGTGAAATTAGATACAGAGATAATATAGTCGTCGATGGCTCATTATTTGTCAGTATCTCACAATCTGGAGAAACTGCGGATACTTTAGAGTCTCTGAGAAAAAGTAAAAAGCAAAACTACATTGGTAGTATGTGTATTTGTAATGTGCCAAATAGCTCTTTAGTTCGAGAGTCTGACATTGCTTTTATGACAAAAGCAGGTGTTGAGATTGGTGTTGCATCAACAAAGGCATTTACAACACAGTTAGTAGCATTGGCAATATTTACACTTGTAATGTCTAAATTGAAGGGAAGTTTGTCAGACGATGAAATAGTAAAATATACTGAAGAACTTAATAACATCCGTGCATTAGTTATGGGTGCATTGAAATTAGATCCTGAAATAGACGAGATAAGTGAATACTTCTCTGATAAGGAGCATACAATATTTTTAGGAAGGGGATTGTATTACCCGATAGCAGTAGAGGGCGCTTTAAAACTTAAAGAAATATCTTATATTCATGCTGAAGCTTACCCCTCAGGTGAGCTAAAACATGGACCGCTAGCATTAGTAGATAAACATATGCCAATAGTTGCTATGGTACCTAATGATGATTTATTGGACAAAACTCTTTCTAATCTTCAAGAAGTTCACGCTAGAGGAGGAAAGCTAATTCTTTTTGTAGATAAGGTAATAAAAGATAAGGTTAGCTTTGATAATAGTATCGTCTTGGAGTTAGATGGCGGACATGATTTTAGTGCGCCAATAGTATTTACCATACCACTTCAGCTTTTATCCTATCATGTGGCTATAATTAAAGGTACAGATGTAGATCAGCCTCGAAACCTAGCTAAGTCTGTTACTGTAGAATAGTAATGCTATAAATTCTGATAGCATTCCCTAGGATTGTTTCATATAAAAGGTATTCATTATGGATTTTAATAAATCTTTGTTATCTGAAAATATTAGACTTGAAATAATGATTAGAGGAGATTTCGATAGGTTATACAATATAGCCAAAGATCCTGAAATATGGGCTCAGCATAATGATAAATCAGGTAGTCAAGTAGATTGGTTTAAAAGTATTTTAATGATGGTTTAAAAAATCCTCAAAACTGCTATTTAATTTTTTATAACAACGAATTGGTAGGTTCTACTAGATATTATGAGTATGACTATATTAAAAAATCAATAAAAGTAGGTTATACGTTTTGTGCTAAGCAATACTGGGGTACAGAGCTTAATAAAAAAGTTAAAAAACTAATGTTAGATTATGCATTTAACTTTATCGAAAATATATTTTTTGATGTATGGTATAAAAATATTCGTTCTCAAAAAGCAGTAATAAAGTTAGGAGCTAAACTTTATGAGAATGATACTTCTCAAGAAAGATTAGTTTTTATTTTAAATAAAAAAGATTGGGAAATTAATAGATAATTAGATGTAAGCTCTTCTTTGAGCAATTCTAGCTTTTTTAACAGCTTGACGTTTTGCTATTTTTCTTTTCTCAGTTGGCTTTACGTAGTGCTGCCTATCTCTAAGCTCTTGCTTGATACCAGCTTTCTCGCAAGCACGCTTGAAGTTTCTTAGGCTTATATCAAATGGTTTGCGCTCATCTACTCTAATACTTGGCATTATAGTACCTCAATATTTATAGCTTCAGGGCCTTTTCTACCTTCTTGAGTTTCAAAAGTAACTTGTTGACCTTCAGCAAGTGTTTCACCATTAAGTTTTGAAATATGTACAAATACATCTTTGCCACCATTCTCAGGAGAGATGAAACCGAATCCTTTTTGGTTGTTGAAAAACTTTACTGTACCTTGTGATTTATTATCCATTTTTATTCTCTTTAGTTATTTGTTAGTTAGTTCTAGCATATTCAATGCTATTTTATACCGTATGGACTTATGAAATAACAATTTAAGGGATTAAACAAAAACTGAAATTAAATAATATGAAAAATTTACTGTTAATAAAAATTTCTCTATTCCTTACGTGATAGATTATAGTATAAAACAGCGCTAAAAGATACAATTTAGAAGAAAATATTTAAAACTCACTAGGTATATTTGAAACACTATTAGTCAAGCTTCGTCCTTTTTGATTGAAGAAGATCTTTAGCGCTAGACATTGATTGACTTGAGGTTCTAAGTTTTTGATTTTTTTATCAAATTCTATCTCTAAATCTATATTATAGATATTGGCTAATTCTAATAAACTTATAAATACGTCAGTAAGTTCAGAGCTTATTTTGTCATTACCACTAGTTTCTCCATAAATTTCTTTTTGCATTATTTCATTAGCTAATTCACCAACCTCTTCAGTAAGAGCTATGAAACTAGCAAGTCTAGGGTGGGTAATTCTTTAAAGAGTTCGGCAACTGTATCTTGTGCTTTTCTGATTCTCATATTTATGCGATGTATTTATTTATGCTAATAATTCTAACATCGTTTTTGGTATCTATATATTCATTAACTGATAGTTTATAATGAGGTATCTAGATTTTTTGAAAAAAGTAGTTGTAATATATGAGTAAAATAATAATTAAAACTCCAGATGAAATAGAGAAGATTCGGGTTGCTGGTAAATTAGCAGCAGAAGTTTTGGAAATGATAACTCCCTATGTAAAAGAAGGGATAACAACAGCTGAGTTAGATCAGATCTGTCATGACTATATAGTCAAAGAACAGGATGCTTATCCTGCACCATTGAATTATCACGGTTTTCCTAAATCTATCTGTACATCTATAAATCATGTAGTTTGCCATGGAATTCCTGCTGATAAGAAATTAAAAAATGACGATATTTTAAACATAGATATTACTGTAAAAAAAGATGACTATCATGGTGACACTAGTAAGATGTTTATGATTGGCGAACCTTCGGGGATGGCTAAAAAATTAGTTGAAGTTACTTACGAATGTCTTTGGAAAGGTATAGAAGTTGTTAAGCCTGGTAATCATTTTGGCGATATTGGCGCTGTAATAGAAAAGCATGCTAAAAAATATGGCTATTCTATAGTTGATGCTTTTTGCGGTCATGGAATAGGTGCAAGCTTTCATGAGCCTCCACATGTAATGCATCATGGTAAAGCTGGCACAGGTGCTAAATTTGAAGAGGGTATGATTTTTACAATTGAGCCAATGATAAATATTGGTAAAAGAGCCGTATCTGTGTTAAAAGATGGTTGGACAGCTGTAACAAAAGATAGATCTCTATCAGCTCAGTGGGAGCATACAATCTTAGTTACGAAGGATGGTTACGAAGTTCTAACATTAAGAGAAGAAGAAAGAAGCTAAAATGACAAAACAAGTAACTCAAAAGCTCGTGAATCAAAAATGTGAACTTTTACGCTCACAGAATGAAGAAATCACAGTCAATAAAGTTAGAAAGCTTATTGGTGAAGGTGTTTCCATTATTGATTTAGTTGAGAAGGTTACTTTATATAAAAATGATAGAAAGCAAGCTATTACAACTGGAGAATTAGAGCTGGAGCTGACAGTAACTACTGTTGTTAAAGACGAGTTGCTAGAAGCTATCAAATCTACTCTCAAAGAATCAGGTATTAAAGAGGATAAGCTTGCTTATAGCTTACGTAGTAATATAAAGCAGTATATTGATAAAGAAATATCAAAAAGCATAAATAAGATAAAACAAAAACAAGTCGAAATCTCAAATAAAAATGATAGTTTAGAAATAGCAAACCTCACTTTAGACAGGCGTTACAAAGAGTTATTAGAAAAATATAATGAACTAAAAGAAGAGTCATATAGTCTGAAACAAAGCTATAACTCTAAGTCAATAAAGTATATGGAGAAAGAAGCTACTGAGAAGATGCTGCTAGCTTGGGAAGACTTTAAAGGAATCAAAGAACAGTTATCAAGTCTTGGTGGATATGCCAAGGTGGCTGTGTATGATAAGAGAGGGGTTATTGTTATTAAATTTCCCGCTACAGATTTTCTTACGCAAGAGTGTCGAGCTGGTGTTAGTAGATATTTAAAAGCAAAAACTGTATTTGATTATAGTATTCAGGCTTGGGTCCTTTCTGGATTTAAAGACATACTTAAAACATTAGATTTTTTACAAAGGAATAAGTTTGTGTTCTCAAAAGAGCTAGAAACAATAGCTTATCTGAGAAGGCAAAAAAGCTAAGAAACTATTTCTTTGTATACCAATATACTACTTGTCTAGTATAGATCGCCTTGTTGATATATAATTTATCGATAAATATTTATATTTTTCTATAAAAATGGATTTATTATCGAGCTTAGAAAGTACTCAGTCTGTAGGGGAGTTTTCAGAACAAGCATATTTAAATTATTCGATGTATGTGATATTAGATCGAGCTCTACCTCATATTTCTGATGGGCTTAAGCCTGTACAGAGACGTATTATTTATGCGATGAGTGAGATTGGCTTAAGTCATTTATCTAAATATAAAAAGTCTGCACGTACAGTAGGTGATGTGTTGGGTAAGTATCACCCTCATGGTGACAGTGCTTGTTATGAAGCAATGGTGTTGATGGCACAGAATTTCTCATATCGCTATCCATTTATTGATGGGCAGGGTAACTGGGGCTCAATTGATGATCCAAAATCATTTGCGGCAATGCGATATACAGAATCACGCTTATCTAAATATGCAGTATTATTATTAGATGAGCTAAAAAAAGGTACTGTTGATTGGGTTAAAAACTTTGATGGTACAATGGATGAGCCAAAACTCTTACCAGCACAAGTACCAAATATCATCCTAAATGGGGCAATGGGAATTGCGGTGGGGATGTCAACATATATACCTCCTCATAATATTACAGAAGTGATAAATGCTTGCTTGCATTTGTTGTCTAATCCTAAAGCTAGTATTGAAGAAGTATTAGAAATAATTGATGCTCCTGATTATCCCGGTGGTGCTAATATTATTAGTAGCAAAGAAGAGATCGCTGAAGTATACAAGTCTGGTAATGGCTCTATACGTCAGCAAGCTGTATATGAGTATGATAATCATGGTAATGTGATAATTACTCGATTGCCTCATCAGGTATCTAGTGCTTCGGTAATGGAGCAAATTGCTAATCAGCTTAAGCAACAAAAGATTACTTGGATTAAAAATATCCAAGATGAATCAGATGATAAAGAGCCCGTTAAAATAGTCCTATATTCAGCATCGATAAAGAAGAATATTCAAAAAATAATGGGGCATCTATTGGCGACTACAGATCTTGAAAAAAGTTTCCGTGTAAATATGAATATGATTGGTCTAGACAATAGACCTCAGGTTAAGAATCTATTAGATATACTTAATGAATGGTTAGAGTATCGTAGGTATACACTACGCAGAAGATTACAAACTAGTTTGGATAAGGTTCTAGATAGGCTACACATCTTAGAAGGTATGCTGATAGCCTTTTTAAATATTGATGAAGTTATTAATATTATCAGAAATTATGATGATCCAAGTTTAGAGCTTCAGAGTAGATTTGCAC encodes:
- the glmS gene encoding glutamine--fructose-6-phosphate transaminase (isomerizing), with product MCGIVGANSTRNVTNILIEGLKKLEYRGYDSAGLAVIDDHNQIDICKEVGKVIELEKAVHSLSNFKGNIGIAHTRWATHGKPSKENSHPHASEKFCIVHNGVIENFAELKKSLISEGYLFKSDTDTEVVAHLLDREWNDSKSIIDNIKIITKLLKGAYALAIISQKFTDKIVVVRSGSPLVIGVGIDENFISSDTLSLLPVTNRFSYLDEGDIAIISKLDVKVFDSKGISKNLEVKEYNYSSSSATKDGYKHYMLKEIYEQPEAISNTIMASLNDGEISLDNFDREAQKLFEKTKHISIVACGTSYNAGMAAKYWIEKYAKIPCSVEIASEIRYRDNIVVDGSLFVSISQSGETADTLESLRKSKKQNYIGSMCICNVPNSSLVRESDIAFMTKAGVEIGVASTKAFTTQLVALAIFTLVMSKLKGSLSDDEIVKYTEELNNIRALVMGALKLDPEIDEISEYFSDKEHTIFLGRGLYYPIAVEGALKLKEISYIHAEAYPSGELKHGPLALVDKHMPIVAMVPNDDLLDKTLSNLQEVHARGGKLILFVDKVIKDKVSFDNSIVLELDGGHDFSAPIVFTIPLQLLSYHVAIIKGTDVDQPRNLAKSVTVE
- the rpsU gene encoding 30S ribosomal protein S21, whose translation is MPSIRVDERKPFDISLRNFKRACEKAGIKQELRDRQHYVKPTEKRKIAKRQAVKKARIAQRRAYI
- a CDS encoding cold-shock protein; its protein translation is MDNKSQGTVKFFNNQKGFGFISPENGGKDVFVHISKLNGETLAEGQQVTFETQEGRKGPEAINIEVL
- the map gene encoding type I methionyl aminopeptidase produces the protein MSKIIIKTPDEIEKIRVAGKLAAEVLEMITPYVKEGITTAELDQICHDYIVKEQDAYPAPLNYHGFPKSICTSINHVVCHGIPADKKLKNDDILNIDITVKKDDYHGDTSKMFMIGEPSGMAKKLVEVTYECLWKGIEVVKPGNHFGDIGAVIEKHAKKYGYSIVDAFCGHGIGASFHEPPHVMHHGKAGTGAKFEEGMIFTIEPMINIGKRAVSVLKDGWTAVTKDRSLSAQWEHTILVTKDGYEVLTLREEERS
- the parC gene encoding DNA topoisomerase IV subunit A: MDLLSSLESTQSVGEFSEQAYLNYSMYVILDRALPHISDGLKPVQRRIIYAMSEIGLSHLSKYKKSARTVGDVLGKYHPHGDSACYEAMVLMAQNFSYRYPFIDGQGNWGSIDDPKSFAAMRYTESRLSKYAVLLLDELKKGTVDWVKNFDGTMDEPKLLPAQVPNIILNGAMGIAVGMSTYIPPHNITEVINACLHLLSNPKASIEEVLEIIDAPDYPGGANIISSKEEIAEVYKSGNGSIRQQAVYEYDNHGNVIITRLPHQVSSASVMEQIANQLKQQKITWIKNIQDESDDKEPVKIVLYSASIKKNIQKIMGHLLATTDLEKSFRVNMNMIGLDNRPQVKNLLDILNEWLEYRRYTLRRRLQTSLDKVLDRLHILEGMLIAFLNIDEVINIIRNYDDPSLELQSRFALSEIQAEAILNIRLRKLAKIEEIEIKKEQKELQKEKELLEGYLNSEVKFKNLMKKELKQILSDFGDSRRSKIVQADKAQALEEKDLMPSERVTVILSKAGWVRCAKGDNIDPKGLSYKPEDKPYLATSGNSNIKLVFFTKLGKAYSMYVDKFPSARGYGEHITAYIPLDKEDEIINIEFANVAEHFLIASTSGKGFVIPAEDLIANKITGKNIFDADDVFKFIPYDKDFKMLAVSSQGRAIIRDFESFAVLKKGKGKTIIKLDKKDKLKFIELFKPEQELTLNAGKRFIRIDNRNFETYYTDKSSGGGVLLPQGFRKITKIDIESIE